The proteins below come from a single Candidatus Chlamydia sanziniae genomic window:
- a CDS encoding DNA polymerase III subunit delta' (catalyzes the DNA-template-directed extension of the 3'-end of a DNA strand; the delta' subunit seems to interact with the gamma subunit to transfer the beta subunit on the DNA), with protein sequence MQVEIAYQRWSTLLKKITNGKIPSGIMLYGPSLTSLRGKAYDLASEILLSQSPRAQHKISQRIHPDIHEFFPISKGKLHSIDLPREIKKQIWIQPFESCYKVYIIHEVDRMTLPAISAFLKVFEEPPIHAVITLTTTKPQRLPATILSRSFAIFIEGKESSILDQQEIDYVLRYAQGLIPITEVAQIVKQTPEFDKQALREKVKTLLQMLLALYRDRYMLDLKCKAPFLVYPKYVNTILQLPLLPLKTILAVIENAYQALDNASSGGAILEWVALQLLSLKNQVVERKIVNYNAADLSKRELESTLFL encoded by the coding sequence ATGCAAGTAGAAATCGCATACCAAAGATGGAGCACCTTACTAAAAAAAATTACAAATGGAAAAATTCCTTCAGGAATCATGCTTTATGGTCCTTCCTTAACTTCTCTGCGAGGTAAGGCTTATGATCTTGCTTCAGAAATCCTTTTATCCCAATCTCCTCGAGCTCAACATAAGATTTCTCAAAGAATTCACCCCGACATTCATGAATTCTTCCCTATAAGTAAGGGAAAGTTACATTCCATAGATCTTCCTCGCGAAATTAAAAAACAAATCTGGATACAGCCCTTTGAATCATGTTATAAGGTTTATATAATTCACGAAGTCGATCGAATGACATTGCCTGCCATTTCTGCTTTTTTAAAAGTATTTGAAGAACCCCCTATTCATGCCGTCATCACATTGACAACAACAAAACCTCAACGTTTACCCGCAACTATTTTATCACGCAGTTTTGCAATCTTTATAGAAGGAAAAGAATCTTCTATACTGGATCAACAAGAGATAGACTATGTGTTACGTTATGCACAAGGTCTTATCCCTATCACTGAGGTTGCACAAATTGTGAAACAAACCCCTGAATTTGATAAACAAGCACTCAGAGAAAAAGTAAAAACACTCTTACAGATGCTCCTTGCTCTCTATCGAGATCGTTATATGTTAGATTTAAAATGCAAAGCTCCCTTTCTAGTTTACCCAAAATACGTAAACACAATTCTACAGTTGCCTTTGCTACCTCTAAAAACAATCCTGGCAGTGATTGAGAACGCTTACCAAGCTCTAGACAATGCTTCTTCAGGAGGTGCTATTCTAGAATGGGTGGCTCTTCAGCTTCTGTCTTTAAAGAATCAAGTAGTAGAAAGAAAAATTGTCAACTATAACGCCGCTGATTTATCCAAACGGGAACTAGAGAGCACATTGTTTCTATAA
- the tmk gene encoding dTMP kinase, whose product MFIVIEGGEGAGKSSLAEALHKQFVVVQNKKVFRTREPGGSKLGELLRDFILDPSKSCLSTYSELFLFLAMRAQHIEEKILPALQNGYLVLCERFHDSTIVYQGIAEQLGASFVADLCYKVQGLKPFLPDLILLLDIPAEIGLQRKQQQKSLDKFEQKPLSYHHAIRQGFLALAKAHPSRYLILNACQALTSSVDQVMKRIGLNLCK is encoded by the coding sequence GTGTTTATAGTTATTGAAGGGGGTGAGGGTGCTGGGAAAAGCTCTTTAGCGGAAGCTTTACACAAGCAATTCGTCGTAGTTCAAAATAAGAAAGTATTTAGAACAAGAGAACCTGGAGGAAGTAAATTAGGTGAGCTTCTTCGAGATTTTATTCTCGATCCTTCTAAGTCATGTCTTTCAACCTACAGTGAGCTTTTTTTATTTCTTGCGATGCGTGCTCAACACATAGAGGAAAAAATTCTCCCTGCCTTACAGAATGGTTATCTTGTACTTTGTGAAAGATTTCATGATTCTACCATTGTCTATCAGGGAATTGCGGAACAATTAGGTGCATCTTTTGTTGCAGATCTTTGCTATAAAGTACAAGGTCTTAAGCCTTTTCTTCCTGATCTTATTTTATTATTAGATATCCCTGCAGAAATAGGATTACAAAGAAAACAACAACAAAAATCTTTGGATAAGTTTGAGCAAAAGCCTTTAAGTTATCACCATGCCATCCGTCAGGGGTTTTTAGCATTAGCCAAGGCCCACCCTAGCCGTTATTTGATACTCAATGCTTGTCAAGCTTTGACAAGCTCTGTAGATCAAGTAATGAAGCGTATAGGTCTAAACTTATGCAAGTAG
- the gyrA gene encoding DNA topoisomerase (ATP-hydrolyzing) subunit A produces MLHKEEIIVPKNLEEEMKESYLRYSMSVIISRALPDIRDGLKPSQRRILYAMRQLNLSPGAKHRKCAKICGDTSGDYHPHGESVIYPTLVRMAQSWTMRYPLVDGQGNFGSIDGDPPAAMRYTEARLTHSAIFLMEDLDKDTVDMASNYDETKQEPIVFPSKFPNLLCNGSSGIAVGMATNIPSHNLGELLEATLLLLANPNATIEEILQRMPGPDFPTGGVICGSEGIRSTYVTGRGKIKVRARLHVEENADKHRENIIITEMPYNVNKSRLIEQIADLVNDKTLVGISDVRDESDKEGIRVVLELKKGESSEITINRLYKFTDVQVTFGANMLALDKNLPRTMDIHRMISAWIRHRTEVIRRRIRYELNKAETRAHILEGYLKALSYLDNVVKTIRESENKEHAKHQLVKQFTLTDAQAIAILELRLYQLTGLEAEKIQKEYEELLNKIAYYKRVLADEGLIKDIIRNELQDLLKHHKTPRRTTIEFDSNDIRDIEDIIINEPVIITISADDYVKRMPVKVFREQRRGGHGVTGFDIKKGSGFLKAVYSASTKDYLLIFTNFGQCYWLKVWQLPEGERRAKGKPIINFLEGIRPGEQLAAILNVKNFENADFLFLATKCGIVKKVALEAFSNPRKKGIRALEIDDEDELIAACHITNDQEKVMLFTHLGMAVRFPHDKVRPMGRTARGVRGVSLKNQNDFVVSCQIVTENQSVLVVCNNGFGKRSLVEDFRETNRGGVGVRSILINERNGDVLGAIPVTDYNSILLMSGQGQAIRISMQDVRVMGRSTQGVRLVHLKEGDVLVAMEKLSSNENDEEILSEVEENNLPTL; encoded by the coding sequence ATGTTGCATAAAGAAGAAATTATCGTCCCTAAAAATCTTGAAGAAGAGATGAAGGAAAGTTACCTTCGTTATTCGATGTCTGTGATTATCTCTAGAGCACTTCCAGATATCCGGGATGGGCTCAAACCTTCACAAAGGCGCATTCTCTACGCTATGCGACAATTGAATCTTTCTCCAGGAGCTAAACATCGTAAATGTGCGAAAATTTGTGGGGACACTTCGGGGGACTATCATCCTCATGGTGAAAGTGTTATCTATCCAACTCTTGTCCGTATGGCGCAAAGTTGGACTATGCGCTATCCATTGGTCGATGGTCAGGGGAACTTTGGTTCTATAGATGGAGATCCACCCGCAGCTATGCGTTATACAGAAGCACGTCTGACTCATAGTGCTATATTTCTAATGGAAGATTTAGACAAAGACACTGTGGATATGGCCTCAAACTATGATGAGACCAAACAGGAGCCCATAGTCTTTCCCTCTAAATTTCCTAATCTTCTTTGCAACGGTTCTTCAGGGATTGCAGTGGGAATGGCAACCAATATACCTTCTCATAATCTTGGAGAGCTCTTAGAAGCTACTTTGCTACTCTTAGCCAATCCTAATGCTACTATAGAAGAAATCTTACAAAGAATGCCTGGTCCAGATTTTCCTACGGGGGGAGTGATTTGCGGTTCTGAAGGCATACGCTCTACTTATGTTACAGGTAGAGGAAAAATCAAAGTCCGGGCACGCTTACATGTTGAAGAGAATGCTGATAAGCATCGTGAAAACATTATCATTACAGAGATGCCTTACAATGTAAATAAATCTCGACTCATCGAACAGATTGCTGACCTGGTCAATGATAAAACTTTAGTAGGCATTTCTGATGTTCGAGATGAGTCTGATAAAGAAGGTATTCGTGTAGTTTTAGAATTAAAGAAAGGTGAGTCTTCAGAAATTACTATTAATAGACTCTATAAATTTACTGATGTACAGGTAACTTTTGGGGCTAATATGTTAGCCTTGGATAAAAATCTGCCTAGAACCATGGACATCCATAGGATGATTTCTGCATGGATACGACATCGTACTGAAGTCATCCGTAGAAGAATTCGCTATGAATTAAACAAAGCAGAGACTCGAGCACATATTTTAGAAGGGTATCTCAAGGCTTTATCTTATTTAGATAATGTTGTCAAAACTATCCGTGAGAGTGAGAATAAAGAACATGCGAAACACCAGTTAGTAAAGCAATTTACTTTAACAGATGCTCAAGCTATTGCAATTTTAGAATTACGCCTTTATCAACTTACTGGGTTAGAAGCTGAGAAAATTCAAAAAGAATATGAAGAATTGCTCAATAAAATTGCCTACTATAAGCGTGTACTCGCAGATGAAGGATTGATTAAAGATATTATTAGAAATGAGCTACAAGACCTTTTAAAGCACCATAAAACCCCGCGAAGAACTACGATAGAATTTGATAGTAACGATATTCGCGATATTGAAGATATTATTATTAATGAGCCGGTAATTATTACAATATCAGCAGACGACTATGTAAAAAGGATGCCTGTGAAGGTTTTCAGAGAACAACGTCGTGGTGGTCACGGAGTGACAGGTTTTGATATCAAAAAGGGCTCAGGCTTCTTGAAGGCAGTGTATTCAGCATCTACAAAAGATTATCTTCTTATCTTTACTAACTTTGGACAATGCTATTGGTTAAAAGTATGGCAACTTCCAGAAGGGGAACGACGAGCTAAGGGGAAACCAATCATTAACTTCTTGGAAGGCATACGTCCAGGAGAACAACTTGCCGCTATATTGAATGTAAAAAATTTCGAAAATGCTGACTTTTTATTTCTAGCGACAAAATGTGGAATTGTAAAAAAAGTTGCTTTAGAAGCATTTAGCAACCCTAGAAAGAAGGGGATTCGTGCTTTAGAAATTGACGATGAAGATGAACTTATTGCTGCATGCCATATCACAAATGACCAAGAAAAGGTCATGTTATTTACCCATCTTGGCATGGCAGTACGATTCCCTCATGATAAGGTACGCCCTATGGGAAGAACTGCTCGTGGTGTGCGTGGTGTTTCACTAAAAAATCAAAATGATTTTGTTGTGAGTTGTCAAATTGTTACAGAAAACCAATCAGTATTGGTGGTCTGTAATAATGGTTTTGGTAAGCGTTCATTAGTTGAAGATTTTCGGGAAACAAACCGTGGAGGTGTGGGAGTACGCTCCATACTGATTAATGAAAGGAATGGGGATGTATTAGGAGCTATTCCAGTCACAGATTATAATAGTATTCTACTCATGTCAGGACAAGGACAAGCCATCCGCATTAGTATGCAAGATGTTAGAGTTATGGGTAGGTCTACACAAGGAGTACGTCTTGTACATTTAAAAGAAGGCGATGTCCTTGTTGCTATGGAAAAACTCTCTTCGAATGAAAATGATGAAGAGATATTATCTGAAGTTGAGGAAAACAATCTTCCTACACTTTAA